One Glandiceps talaboti chromosome 2, keGlaTala1.1, whole genome shotgun sequence genomic region harbors:
- the LOC144450455 gene encoding splicing factor 3B subunit 2-like isoform X1, with protein MIPTVSELRKLKVAELREKLSSLGLPIGGLKNDLIERLHKYYEQQEQEQETASPEAATELAEPEKAEEIDDEEALKSEEAQKLIESEQKRILEQQKERLAQRKQKQIEEEQLRQQQEAAAKVLDEEARQKAIQQQQLIEQQRLAEQQKLLQQQQIAQQQLLEEKAKEEELLRQQQMALLIKQREEEAKIRQQQEMIRMQEEQQHQHQAQTRQPLLPTPSASPRPLLPTPQSQPPPAPPPTQGMPPSQQGPPPRQPPPPPPPSERQQLRPLLPTPDRRDLGPSQPPPHHGVRGAGQPPVRGPPPPPSPPEEEEEESQKKAVKLPQALEKVLAFKDVRKQQIGTTEDEETAPEPERNVAVVPDVEIEELDDTVDDEPIEVKPTQPESKESKNKRRKKKKKKRKERQREEQMRREALATVAEKDEDEEDVEVEYIQEDLTAEIMDPSFMHFRKIFEAFKLADAVKPEKEEKAKELKEKVTKKPEADHDMSDSDYDDDDDDMDDDRPKISKKKLRKLNRLSVAELKQLVTRPDVVEMHDVTAQDPKLLVHLKATRNTVPVPRHWCFKRKYLQGKRGIEKPPFELPDFIKRTGIMEMREALQEKEEQKTMKAKMREKVRPKMGKIDIDYQKLHDAFFKWQSKPKMTIHGDLYYEGKEFETRLKEKKPGELSDELRTALGMPIGPNAQKFPPPWLIAMQRYGPPPSYPNLKIPGLNAAIPESCSFGYHAGGWGKPPVDEAGKPLYGDVFGTNATDFQAPVEEEEIDRTPWGELESESEEEEEEEEESSSDEEKPDDTGLITPAEGGLITPSGITSVPAGMETPEMIELRKKKIEDAMEQGGETPQLYTILPEKKAQAVGAAMMGSTYTYDLVGPKKTGQAPGGTDQGIAVALDPSELDLDTAAIEAKYEETVREQQNQLEKEDLSDMVAEHAAKQKKKRKAQQSQDSKPSKKYKEFKF; from the exons ATGATCCCCACCGTATCTGAGCTGAGGAAACTAAAAGTAGCGGAGCTTAGAGAAAAACTTAGTTCTCTAGGTCTTCCAATTGGAG GCTTGAAAAATGATCTCATTGAGAGATTACACAAATATTATGAACAGCAAGAACAGGAACAGGAGACTG CCTCTCCTGAAGCAGCAACGGAATTGGCTGAACCCGAAAAGGCAGAAGAAATTGATGATGAAGAAGCCTTGAAGTCAGAGGAAGCACAAAAACTCATTGAGAGTGAACAGAAAAGAATACTAGAACAACAAAAGGAACGGTTAGCCcagagaaaacaaaaacaaattgaagAAGAACAACTGAGACAACAGCAAGAAGCAGCTGCTAAAGTGTTAGATGAAGAAGCACGGCAGAAAGCGATTCAGCAACAACAGTTGATAGAACAGCAGAGGTTAGCAGAACAGCAGAAG CtcctacaacaacaacagatagCTCAACAGCAACTTCTAGAAGAGAAGGCAAAGGAAGAAGAACTTTTGAGACAACAACAAATGGCattattgataaaacaaaggGAAGAAGAAGCCAAAATAAGACAACAGCAGGAAATGATAAGAATGCAGGAAGAACAGCAGCACCAACATCAAGCCCAAACTAGAC AACCACTTTTACCCACACCATCTGCTTCACCAAGACCATTACTACCAACTCCTCAAAGCcaaccaccaccagcaccaccaccaacacAGGGAATGCCTCCCTCCCAGCAGGGACCACCTCCCAGAcaaccaccacccccaccaccaccatctgAAAGACAGCAACTTCGACCTTTACTGCCAACACCAGATAGAAGAGATCTTGGGCCATCGCAACCACCACCCCATCATGGAGTTAGGGGTGCAGGCCAACCTCCTGTCAGAGGTCCTCCTCCTCCCCCATCACCTcctgaagaagaagaagaagaatcaCAAAAGAAAGCAGTAAAATTACCTCAAGCTCTAGAGAAAGTTCTTGCCTTCAAGGATGTGAGAAAACAACAAATAGGAACAACAGAAGATGAAG AAACAGCACCTGAACCAGAACGCAATGTAGCAGTGGTACCTGATGTAGAAATTGAAGAACTTGATGATACTGTGGATGATGAACCCATTGAGGTCAAACCAACACAACCTGAATCCAAAGAG TCCAAGAACAAAAGacgaaagaagaagaaaaagaagaggAAAGAGAGACAAAGAGAAGAACAGATGAGAAGAGAAGCCTTGGCAACAGTAGCTGAGAAAGACGAGGATGAGGAGGATGTGGAAGTTGAGTACATACAGGAAGATCTTACTGCAGAGATTATGGACCCATCATTCATGCATTTCAGAAAAATATTTGAAGCTTTCAAA CTTGCTGATGCTGTCAAACCAGAAAAAGAAGAGAAAGCCAAAGAATTGAAAGAGAAAGTGACCAAGAAGCCAGAAGCAGATCATGATATGAGCGACAGTGACTATGATGAT GATGATGATGACATGGATGATGATAGACCAAAAATATCCAAGAAAAAACTACGCAAATTGAATCGATTGAGTGTTGCTGAGTTGAAACAGTTGGTGACCAGACCTGACGTTGTAGAAATGCATGATGTGACTGCACAAGACCCAAAACTACTTGTACATTTGAAG GCAACAAGAAACACAGTACCTGTCCCTAGACATTGGTGTTTTAAAAGGAAGTACTTACAGGGTAAAAGAGGTATTGAGAAACCGCCATTTGAACTGCCAGATTTTATCAAGAGAACAGGTATTATGGAAATGAGGGAGGCATTACAAGAGAAG gAAGAACAAAAAACTATGAAGGCCAAAATGAGGGAAAAAGTTAGACCCAAGATGGGCAAAATTGATATTGATTATCAAAAATTACACGATGCTTTCTTCAA GTGGCAGTCCAAACCTAAGATGACAATCCATGGTGATTTATATTATGAAGGCAAAGAGTTTGAGACCAGGCTTAAAGAAAAGAAGCCAGGTGAATTATCAGATGAACTGAGGACTGCACTAGGAATGCCAATTGGACCT AATGCTCAGAAGTTTCCACCACCAtggttgatagcaatgcagcGGTATGGTCCTCCCCCATCCTATCCTAACTTAAAGATCCCAGGATTAAATGCTGCCATTCCAGAG AGTTGTTCATTTGGTTACCATGCCGGTGGTTGGGGTAAACCTCCTGTTGACGAGGCCGGTAAACCACTCTATGGAGATGTCTTTGGTACCAATGCAACTGATTTTCAG GCACCTGTGGAAGAGGAAGAGATAGACAGAACACCATGGGGTGAATTAGAGAGTGAATCTgaagaggaggaagaagaagaggaagaatCATCATCTGATGAAGAGAAACCAGATGATACAGGACTTATTACACCAGCTGAAGG AGGTCTGATCACGCCTAGTGGAATAACCTCGGTCCCAGCTGGTATGGAGACACCAGAGATGATTGAattgagaaagaaaaaaatagaagaTGCAATGGAACAAGGAGGAGAAACACCACAGCTTTACACTATCCTTCCAGAGAAGAAAGCACAGGCTGTAGGAGCTGCTATGATGGGGTCTACTTACACATACGATCTAGTTGGG CCAAAGAAAACAGGCCAAGCTCCTGGTGGAACAGACCAAGGCATTGCTGTCGCTTTAGATCCCAGTGAATTGGACCTAGACACTGCCGCTATTGAAGCAAA ATATGAAGAAACAGTACGAGAACAGCAGAACCAACTAGAGAAAGAAGATCTTAGTGATATGGTAGCAGAACATGCAGCAAAACAAAAA AAAAAGAGGAAAGCCCAGCAGAGTCAAGACTCAAAACCCagcaaaaaatacaaagaatTCAAGTTTTAG
- the LOC144450455 gene encoding splicing factor 3B subunit 2-like isoform X2: MIPTVSELRKLKVAELREKLSSLGLPIGGLKNDLIERLHKYYEQQEQEQETASPEAATELAEPEKAEEIDDEEALKSEEAQKLIESEQKRILEQQKERLAQRKQKQIEEEQLRQQQEAAAKVLDEEARQKAIQQQQLIEQQRLAEQQKLLQQQQIAQQQLLEEKAKEEELLRQQQMALLIKQREEEAKIRQQQEMIRMQEEQQHQHQAQTRQPLLPTPSASPRPLLPTPQSQPPPAPPPTQGMPPSQQGPPPRQPPPPPPPSERQQLRPLLPTPDRRDLGPSQPPPHHGVRGAGQPPVRGPPPPPSPPEEEEEESQKKAVKLPQALEKVLAFKDVRKQQIGTTEDEAPEPERNVAVVPDVEIEELDDTVDDEPIEVKPTQPESKESKNKRRKKKKKKRKERQREEQMRREALATVAEKDEDEEDVEVEYIQEDLTAEIMDPSFMHFRKIFEAFKLADAVKPEKEEKAKELKEKVTKKPEADHDMSDSDYDDDDDDMDDDRPKISKKKLRKLNRLSVAELKQLVTRPDVVEMHDVTAQDPKLLVHLKATRNTVPVPRHWCFKRKYLQGKRGIEKPPFELPDFIKRTGIMEMREALQEKEEQKTMKAKMREKVRPKMGKIDIDYQKLHDAFFKWQSKPKMTIHGDLYYEGKEFETRLKEKKPGELSDELRTALGMPIGPNAQKFPPPWLIAMQRYGPPPSYPNLKIPGLNAAIPESCSFGYHAGGWGKPPVDEAGKPLYGDVFGTNATDFQAPVEEEEIDRTPWGELESESEEEEEEEEESSSDEEKPDDTGLITPAEGGLITPSGITSVPAGMETPEMIELRKKKIEDAMEQGGETPQLYTILPEKKAQAVGAAMMGSTYTYDLVGPKKTGQAPGGTDQGIAVALDPSELDLDTAAIEAKYEETVREQQNQLEKEDLSDMVAEHAAKQKKKRKAQQSQDSKPSKKYKEFKF, encoded by the exons ATGATCCCCACCGTATCTGAGCTGAGGAAACTAAAAGTAGCGGAGCTTAGAGAAAAACTTAGTTCTCTAGGTCTTCCAATTGGAG GCTTGAAAAATGATCTCATTGAGAGATTACACAAATATTATGAACAGCAAGAACAGGAACAGGAGACTG CCTCTCCTGAAGCAGCAACGGAATTGGCTGAACCCGAAAAGGCAGAAGAAATTGATGATGAAGAAGCCTTGAAGTCAGAGGAAGCACAAAAACTCATTGAGAGTGAACAGAAAAGAATACTAGAACAACAAAAGGAACGGTTAGCCcagagaaaacaaaaacaaattgaagAAGAACAACTGAGACAACAGCAAGAAGCAGCTGCTAAAGTGTTAGATGAAGAAGCACGGCAGAAAGCGATTCAGCAACAACAGTTGATAGAACAGCAGAGGTTAGCAGAACAGCAGAAG CtcctacaacaacaacagatagCTCAACAGCAACTTCTAGAAGAGAAGGCAAAGGAAGAAGAACTTTTGAGACAACAACAAATGGCattattgataaaacaaaggGAAGAAGAAGCCAAAATAAGACAACAGCAGGAAATGATAAGAATGCAGGAAGAACAGCAGCACCAACATCAAGCCCAAACTAGAC AACCACTTTTACCCACACCATCTGCTTCACCAAGACCATTACTACCAACTCCTCAAAGCcaaccaccaccagcaccaccaccaacacAGGGAATGCCTCCCTCCCAGCAGGGACCACCTCCCAGAcaaccaccacccccaccaccaccatctgAAAGACAGCAACTTCGACCTTTACTGCCAACACCAGATAGAAGAGATCTTGGGCCATCGCAACCACCACCCCATCATGGAGTTAGGGGTGCAGGCCAACCTCCTGTCAGAGGTCCTCCTCCTCCCCCATCACCTcctgaagaagaagaagaagaatcaCAAAAGAAAGCAGTAAAATTACCTCAAGCTCTAGAGAAAGTTCTTGCCTTCAAGGATGTGAGAAAACAACAAATAGGAACAACAGAAGATGAAG CACCTGAACCAGAACGCAATGTAGCAGTGGTACCTGATGTAGAAATTGAAGAACTTGATGATACTGTGGATGATGAACCCATTGAGGTCAAACCAACACAACCTGAATCCAAAGAG TCCAAGAACAAAAGacgaaagaagaagaaaaagaagaggAAAGAGAGACAAAGAGAAGAACAGATGAGAAGAGAAGCCTTGGCAACAGTAGCTGAGAAAGACGAGGATGAGGAGGATGTGGAAGTTGAGTACATACAGGAAGATCTTACTGCAGAGATTATGGACCCATCATTCATGCATTTCAGAAAAATATTTGAAGCTTTCAAA CTTGCTGATGCTGTCAAACCAGAAAAAGAAGAGAAAGCCAAAGAATTGAAAGAGAAAGTGACCAAGAAGCCAGAAGCAGATCATGATATGAGCGACAGTGACTATGATGAT GATGATGATGACATGGATGATGATAGACCAAAAATATCCAAGAAAAAACTACGCAAATTGAATCGATTGAGTGTTGCTGAGTTGAAACAGTTGGTGACCAGACCTGACGTTGTAGAAATGCATGATGTGACTGCACAAGACCCAAAACTACTTGTACATTTGAAG GCAACAAGAAACACAGTACCTGTCCCTAGACATTGGTGTTTTAAAAGGAAGTACTTACAGGGTAAAAGAGGTATTGAGAAACCGCCATTTGAACTGCCAGATTTTATCAAGAGAACAGGTATTATGGAAATGAGGGAGGCATTACAAGAGAAG gAAGAACAAAAAACTATGAAGGCCAAAATGAGGGAAAAAGTTAGACCCAAGATGGGCAAAATTGATATTGATTATCAAAAATTACACGATGCTTTCTTCAA GTGGCAGTCCAAACCTAAGATGACAATCCATGGTGATTTATATTATGAAGGCAAAGAGTTTGAGACCAGGCTTAAAGAAAAGAAGCCAGGTGAATTATCAGATGAACTGAGGACTGCACTAGGAATGCCAATTGGACCT AATGCTCAGAAGTTTCCACCACCAtggttgatagcaatgcagcGGTATGGTCCTCCCCCATCCTATCCTAACTTAAAGATCCCAGGATTAAATGCTGCCATTCCAGAG AGTTGTTCATTTGGTTACCATGCCGGTGGTTGGGGTAAACCTCCTGTTGACGAGGCCGGTAAACCACTCTATGGAGATGTCTTTGGTACCAATGCAACTGATTTTCAG GCACCTGTGGAAGAGGAAGAGATAGACAGAACACCATGGGGTGAATTAGAGAGTGAATCTgaagaggaggaagaagaagaggaagaatCATCATCTGATGAAGAGAAACCAGATGATACAGGACTTATTACACCAGCTGAAGG AGGTCTGATCACGCCTAGTGGAATAACCTCGGTCCCAGCTGGTATGGAGACACCAGAGATGATTGAattgagaaagaaaaaaatagaagaTGCAATGGAACAAGGAGGAGAAACACCACAGCTTTACACTATCCTTCCAGAGAAGAAAGCACAGGCTGTAGGAGCTGCTATGATGGGGTCTACTTACACATACGATCTAGTTGGG CCAAAGAAAACAGGCCAAGCTCCTGGTGGAACAGACCAAGGCATTGCTGTCGCTTTAGATCCCAGTGAATTGGACCTAGACACTGCCGCTATTGAAGCAAA ATATGAAGAAACAGTACGAGAACAGCAGAACCAACTAGAGAAAGAAGATCTTAGTGATATGGTAGCAGAACATGCAGCAAAACAAAAA AAAAAGAGGAAAGCCCAGCAGAGTCAAGACTCAAAACCCagcaaaaaatacaaagaatTCAAGTTTTAG